A DNA window from Maribellus comscasis contains the following coding sequences:
- a CDS encoding HAD-IIB family hydrolase produces MNNIKLVATDLDGTFLKNDRTISKKNLEALRILGEKDIVRVVATGRNLKKVHEVIPPDIPFDYIVYSSGAGVFNWKEQKEMFHRNIIQSSAQKLLKYFIQRGISFHAFFPAPGNHNHWYFRSDNSCGEFEKYFDFNKAYSYELKPNKLPETELCQFLVIIKEDKYRFEKLKTEIEAICEHIRVIRTSSPITAGYIWIEIFHQSVSKGNGVKHICDLLGIGQKQTLGIGNDFNDLDLLGFTQHSFFTANAPSELKEIYPHAPSNENDAFAHVIQPIVL; encoded by the coding sequence ATGAACAATATAAAACTGGTTGCCACTGATTTGGATGGTACATTTCTGAAAAACGATCGAACCATTAGCAAAAAAAACCTGGAAGCGCTGCGAATTCTGGGCGAAAAAGATATTGTACGGGTGGTGGCAACCGGGCGAAATTTAAAAAAGGTACACGAAGTGATTCCGCCCGATATACCCTTTGATTATATTGTCTATTCTTCGGGTGCGGGTGTTTTTAACTGGAAAGAACAAAAGGAGATGTTTCACCGGAATATCATTCAAAGTTCAGCTCAAAAATTGCTAAAATACTTTATACAGAGAGGCATTAGCTTTCATGCCTTTTTTCCTGCTCCCGGGAATCACAATCACTGGTACTTTCGCAGCGACAACTCGTGCGGGGAGTTTGAAAAGTATTTTGATTTTAACAAGGCCTATTCCTATGAATTAAAACCCAACAAATTACCGGAAACAGAATTGTGTCAGTTTCTGGTTATTATTAAGGAAGACAAATACCGGTTTGAAAAATTAAAGACAGAAATTGAGGCTATTTGTGAACATATCCGGGTTATTCGCACTTCGTCGCCCATCACAGCCGGTTACATCTGGATTGAAATATTTCATCAGTCAGTCTCAAAAGGAAACGGCGTGAAACATATTTGCGACCTGCTGGGAATCGGGCAAAAACAAACCCTGGGCATTGGAAATGATTTTAATGATCTTGACCTGCTGGGATTTACGCAACATTCTTTTTTTACCGCGAATGCGCCATCCGAGTTAAAAGAAATATATCCACATGCCCCTTCAAACGAAAACGATGCATTTGCACATGTTATTCAACCGATTGTTTTATGA
- a CDS encoding GNAT family N-acetyltransferase, with product MPATAAQIANPASSGEYLNFNYISQMKDKFIVRVVFREAKPEDIKQIQMVRNAVNENVLSVPGSISDKDCLDFITKRGKGWVGVADNQIIGFSIADLKESNIWALFVHPAYEKKGIGRQLHNIMLDWYFGQTTETVWLGTAPETRAEIFYRKSGWTETGIRGNGEIKFEMTYPNWKKLRR from the coding sequence TTGCCTGCGACAGCGGCACAGATTGCAAATCCTGCCAGCAGTGGGGAATACCTGAATTTCAATTATATTAGTCAGATGAAAGATAAATTTATAGTGAGAGTCGTTTTCAGAGAGGCAAAACCGGAAGATATTAAACAAATTCAAATGGTAAGAAACGCTGTAAACGAAAATGTTCTCTCAGTCCCCGGTTCAATAAGCGATAAAGATTGTTTGGATTTTATAACAAAAAGAGGAAAAGGTTGGGTTGGTGTAGCGGACAATCAAATTATTGGTTTTTCGATAGCCGACTTAAAAGAAAGTAACATATGGGCATTATTTGTACATCCGGCCTATGAGAAAAAAGGAATTGGAAGACAATTGCACAACATTATGTTGGATTGGTATTTTGGACAAACTACTGAAACTGTTTGGTTAGGAACCGCGCCCGAAACAAGAGCTGAAATTTTTTACAGAAAATCAGGCTGGACAGAAACCGGAATCCGCGGAAACGGAGAAATTAAATTTGAAATGACTTATCCAAACTGGAAAAAATTACGCAGGTAG